TTCAATTGCAATTACACCACCAATTTTCCCGACTTCTTTTCCTGCCCATTGTAATCTTTTAATTACTTCTGGACGCAATTCCGGATTTTTAACTAAATCGGTCTGAGTTCCTAATGGAAGATATGCCACTTTTACTTTCATGTTTTTCATCGCCTGAATACAATCCGTAATCATGGGCGTGATTTCTCTCGTAGCAAAAGATTGTGCATAAAATCCAGACATCGCAATCGAACTGATTCCAACGCCAGTTTCTTTTGATTTATCTAAGAATTTTTGTCTTTCGACTGGGTCGCCCAATTTGCTGTCAAAAGTTGGGCGGTTTCCTAAACCTCCCATATCGAGTTCGATCCCGTCTGCTTTGATTTCAGATGCTAACCCAAAAGCACCTAATTTTTGTCTTTTCAAAATCATCCAGTCGCAAACCGCAACTTTATATTTTTGTTTTTTGTTTGAAGACTGAGCTGTTGCACAGCTATTGAATGTTGTTGCTACAAGAATAAGTATTGCAACAATTAAGTTTTTATTTAGCTTCATGTTAATTGGTTTTACCATTAAGGCATTAAGGAAATTAAGCTTCAATACTTTTAATAATTATCATTAGAAGATGAAGAAAATTAAGCTTAATGTTCTTTTTAAAAGAATAAATAGATACAGCAACTTAACTTTCTTAATCTCTTAATTGTTCAATTTATTTTACTCTTCTTCCGCTTTTACTGCTGTAACAACTTTTCCTTCTTCACCTGGCCAGATTCCGTTTTTAATTGGAAGTGCCACTAATTTACTTGGATCAACTTTTACATATTTCAGTTTTTCTCTTCTCCAAGTGTAAACAATATGAACCATACCGTCTGAACTTTGAATCATTGAAGGATAAGAATATTGACTGATTTTTGAATCT
The sequence above is a segment of the Flavobacterium sp. genome. Coding sequences within it:
- a CDS encoding TIM barrel protein, translated to MKLNKNLIVAILILVATTFNSCATAQSSNKKQKYKVAVCDWMILKRQKLGAFGLASEIKADGIELDMGGLGNRPTFDSKLGDPVERQKFLDKSKETGVGISSIAMSGFYAQSFATREITPMITDCIQAMKNMKVKVAYLPLGTQTDLVKNPELRPEVIKRLQWAGKEVGKIGGVIAIETSLDATEEKKLLDEVGSKYIKSSFNFANALDNKRDISSELKILGKKYLAQIHASNTDQFWLENDPAIDMLKIKATLDEMKWSGWLIVERSRDVIQVHNVKANYGANVTYLKRIFQN